A stretch of the Agelaius phoeniceus isolate bAgePho1 chromosome 1, bAgePho1.hap1, whole genome shotgun sequence genome encodes the following:
- the GUK1 gene encoding guanylate kinase isoform X1: MILGRMRGAGIARAVMQGPRPVVLSGPSGAGKSTLLKKLLKDYENIFGFSVSHTTRQPRPGEVNGKDYHFVTREEMQREIDAGEFIEHAEFSGNMYGTSKGAVQAVQAQNQICVLDIDIQGVKNIKRTELDPIYISVQPPSIEILEKRLRERKTETEESLQKRLTAARVDLELSKEPGLFDLVIINDDLEKAYSELKEVLLEEIKKTEESRKS; encoded by the exons TCATGCAGGGACCAAGGCCAGTGGTTCTGAGTGGCCCCTCAGGTGCAGGGAAAAGCACTTTGTTAAAGAAACTGCTCAAAGATTATGAGAACATCTTCGGCTTCAGCGTCTCCC ataCCACAAGGCAGCCAAGACCTGGAGAAGTGAATGGCAAAG ATTATCACTTTGTGACCAGGGAGGAAATGCAGAGGGAAATCGATGCTGGTGAATTTATCGAGCACGCGGAGTTCTCTGGGAACATGTACGGGACAAG TAAAGGAGCTGTGCAGGCCGTGCAGGCCCAGAACCAGATCTGTGTGCTGGACATCGACATCCAGGGCGTGAAGAACATCAAGAGGACGGAGCTGGACCCCATCTACATCTCGGTGCAGCCGCCCTCCATTGAGATCCTG GAGAAGCGACTCCGGGAGCGGAAGACGGAGACAGAGGAGAGTTTACAGAAGCGTTTGACTGCAGCCCGCGTGGACCTGGAGCTCA GTAAAGAGCCTGGGCTGTTTGACCTGGTCATCATTAATGATGATTTAGAAAAGGCCTATTCTGAATTGaaggaggtgctgctggag GAAATCAAGAAGACTGAAGAATCCAGGAAGTCCTGA
- the GUK1 gene encoding guanylate kinase isoform X2, with amino-acid sequence MQGPRPVVLSGPSGAGKSTLLKKLLKDYENIFGFSVSHTTRQPRPGEVNGKDYHFVTREEMQREIDAGEFIEHAEFSGNMYGTSKGAVQAVQAQNQICVLDIDIQGVKNIKRTELDPIYISVQPPSIEILEKRLRERKTETEESLQKRLTAARVDLELSKEPGLFDLVIINDDLEKAYSELKEVLLEEIKKTEESRKS; translated from the exons ATGCAGGGACCAAGGCCAGTGGTTCTGAGTGGCCCCTCAGGTGCAGGGAAAAGCACTTTGTTAAAGAAACTGCTCAAAGATTATGAGAACATCTTCGGCTTCAGCGTCTCCC ataCCACAAGGCAGCCAAGACCTGGAGAAGTGAATGGCAAAG ATTATCACTTTGTGACCAGGGAGGAAATGCAGAGGGAAATCGATGCTGGTGAATTTATCGAGCACGCGGAGTTCTCTGGGAACATGTACGGGACAAG TAAAGGAGCTGTGCAGGCCGTGCAGGCCCAGAACCAGATCTGTGTGCTGGACATCGACATCCAGGGCGTGAAGAACATCAAGAGGACGGAGCTGGACCCCATCTACATCTCGGTGCAGCCGCCCTCCATTGAGATCCTG GAGAAGCGACTCCGGGAGCGGAAGACGGAGACAGAGGAGAGTTTACAGAAGCGTTTGACTGCAGCCCGCGTGGACCTGGAGCTCA GTAAAGAGCCTGGGCTGTTTGACCTGGTCATCATTAATGATGATTTAGAAAAGGCCTATTCTGAATTGaaggaggtgctgctggag GAAATCAAGAAGACTGAAGAATCCAGGAAGTCCTGA